The following proteins come from a genomic window of Mauremys mutica isolate MM-2020 ecotype Southern chromosome 7, ASM2049712v1, whole genome shotgun sequence:
- the NOL8 gene encoding nucleolar protein 8 isoform X1 — MEKKQVLKRLYVGGLGHTVSEAELQERFSKFGNVTDAEIVIRKDDQGNPMKTFAYINISISEADLKRCMSILNKARWKGGTLQIELAKESFLHRLAQERQEARLKKEKPHTDGKGNLLESLNNAGVVNFHMKAVPGTEVPDHKDWVVSKFGRVLPILHLKGRHKSKIMKYDPSKYCHNLRKLEQDLTDTVPISKLTWQLEGGDDSMSKKRRGEFPETKKTPKKMRIQSSEDLNKTPGCHLQSKKANLTQTKLVQMSNSKSTGLSKLLQTPSVNSIDMKGKDLFLDKNLASGVKPNRNTNSISDTDIDSEEEIKAMMEKEKEIQKAKTNVESESDHLEVVGDNFELKYNTHWSLTNPNIMKKLSKGGNRQGKTIENDTDYDSADTDEIIAVTKTPDKNSVKTKILKDSEVVKMQRKDNVRNETFKNNKSFDSANGSFVLSPDKLREKNNKKAVHNKTAKPRASELQDNRVDSKSGSTSFDSEPEASESEADSNYEDMMQNCYRLDLTLPELEALATASIESSQGDIEAKQRDSQCKIEGNISNTKYSKKTYEIASTTKTSINPEDIVAAILEGEESADDEKPMENTSSLKFQPFRGIGSLYENENFEEMSKEGSCSCKRKYNQNSSSLVDLKKKSLEEVSKPNCSCYEKHSAPRQSGCSLLCSLEDRSVKKKQNTLSNQLKKVSDSQYAEGGSEKPIWKPPSLRENNYLNSHAEDQTENRGDHEDCTTTSMSGSEEESTDTDSVLSVAQKHIKCELESPESLPEKPKKDANSKGSASKFQKSENHKKSLHKSKEEFCIPTAISSEPDEKEKQLQDNQKRLAALQERQKERELQKKLIQGALLNLESQSASKHKHIVFDSDGESEAEVEEKSQEEATIGNLPGKEFTSKISGKLFESSDDEQDAAGEDDRFQIKPQFEGKAGEKLMHLQSRFGTDERFRMDARFLESGSEEEEEAKKMETDEEGELAAEKKKNLEILGSLLEINLEHPKSIKLARNTKKFKDINTLRYDPTRQDHVVFERKTDTTEKESKAKRKKKREEAEKLPEVSKEIYYDVAVDLKEVFRSTKCAAEKSEIIPWDKHDAVEESTLADQHILRLNVGGNVEEKSSGFTFSFFGDDVNKSAVKEEPYVIETIRPARVAWQEDPRFQDSSSEEDDEPEASESENCKEMSQSLPQMKTSRFFFFSKDDERLRDGPKLFCRSSNLNEEKDNWENRRRLLLEECRKKHKDARRKVKAKQ; from the exons ATGGAgaaaaaacaagttttaaaacGTTTATACGTTGGAGGACTTGGCCATACAGTTTCTGAGGCTGAACTGCAGGAAAGATTCAGCAAGTTTGGAAATGTTACAGATGCGGAAATTGTTATCAGGAAAGATGACCAGG GGAACCCTATGAAAACTTTTGCTTATATCAACATTAGCATTTCTGAAGCAGATCTTAAAAGAT GTATGTCCATTTTAAATAAAGCAAGGTGGAAAGGTGGAACGCTACAAATTGAATTGGCCAAAGAAAGCTTTTTGCACAG ATTGGCACAGGAGAGACAAGAAGCAAGGTTGAAGAAGGAAAAGCCACATACGGATGGCAAGGGAAATCTGTTGGAATCACTGAATAATGCTGGAGTTGTGAATTTTCATATGAAAGCAGTGCCAGGAACAGAAGTACCGGATCATAAG GATTGGGTCGTTAGTAAATTTGGCAGAGTTTTACCCATCCTTCACCTTAAGGGTCGACACAAAAGCAAA ATAATGAAATATGATCCGTCAAAATATTGCCACAACCTTAGAAAGCTGGAGCAAGACTTGACTGACACAGTTCCCATATCCAAGCTCACTTGGCAGTTGGAAGGTGGAGATGACAGCATGAGCAAGAAACGACGAGGAGAGTTCCCTGAAACGAAAAAAACACCTAAAAAAATGAGGATACAGAGTAGTGAAGATTTAAATAAAACACCAGGTTGCCACTTGCaatcaaaaaaagcaaacttaaCACAAACAAAATTAGTCCAAATGTCAAACTCCAAATCAACTGGTCTGTCTAAATTACTTCAGACTCCTAGTGTTAATAGTATTGACATGAAAGGGAAAGACTTATTTCTGGATAAGAACCTGGCATCTGGTGTTAAGCCTAACAGGAATACAAACAGCATTTCAGACACTGATATTGATTCTGAAGAAGAAATCAAGGCAATGatggagaaagaaaaggaaatacaGAAAGCTAAAACAAATGTTGAATCTGAAAGTGATCATTTGGAAGTTGTGGGGGATAATTTTGAGCTAAAATACAACACTCACTGGTCTTTAACCAATCCAAATATTATGAAGAAACTGAGTAAGGGAGGTAACAGACAAGGAAAGACTATTGAAAATGACACGGATTATGATTCAGCAGATACAGATGAAATTATTGCTGTGACTAAAACTCCAGATAAAAACAGTGTGAAAACTAAAATTCTAAAAGATTCTGAGGTTGTGAAAATGCAAAGGAAGGATAATGTTAGGAATGAAACtttcaaaaacaacaaaagcTTTGATTCTGCAAATGGTTCCTTTGTGTTGTCACCAGATAagttaagagaaaaaaataacaaaaaagcaGTGCATAACAAAACAGCAAAACCCCGGGCGTCTGAACTACAGGACAACAGAGTTGACAGCAAGTCTGGGTCTACTAGTTTTGATTCAGAGCCTGAAGCAAGTGAATCTGAAGCTGATTCTAATTATGAAGACATGATGCAAAACTGTTACCGCCTAGATCTTACGTTACCTGAGTTAGAAGCATTAGCCACTGCAAGTATTGAATCTTCACAAGGAGATATAGAAGCTAAGCAGAGGGATAGTCAGTGCAAAATTGAAGGTAATATTAGTAACACCAAGTATAGTAAAAAGACTTATGAAATTGCCTCTACAACTAAAACATCTATTAATCCTGAAGATATAGTTGCTGCCATTTTAGAGGGAGAGGAGAGTGCTGATGATGAGAAGCCAATGGAAAATACCTCCAGTTTGAAATTTCAGCCTTTCAGAGGAATAGGATcattatatgaaaatgagaatTTTGAGGAGATGAGCAAGGAAGGTTCTTGCAGCTGTAAAAGGAAATATAACCAGAATTCCTCAAGCCTTGTTGATTTGAAAAAGAAATCTTTAGAAGAGGTTTCAAAACCAAACTGTTCTTGTTATGAGAAACACTCAGCTCCCAGACAGTCTGGTTGTTCCCTATTATGTTCACTTGAAGACAGAAGTGTGAAAAAGAAGCAAAATACTCTCAGCAACCAACTCAAGAAGGTGTCAGATTCCCAATACGCAGAAGGTGGAAGTGAAAAGCCTATTTGGAAACCACCTTCATTACGAGAGAATAACTACTTGAATTCTCATGCAGAAGATCAAACAGAAAACAGAGGAGACCATGAGGACTGCACCACAACTAGTATGAGTGGAAGTGAGGAGGAAAGCACTGACACAGATAGTGTTTTATCTGTTGCACAGAAACACATTAAATGTGAATTGGAAAGCCCAGAATCTCTTCCTGAGAAACCAAAGAAGGATGCAAACAGTAAAGGTTCAGCCTCTAAATTTCAGAAAAGTGAGAACCATAAGAAAAGTCTTCACAAAAGTAAAGAAGAGTTTTGCATTCCTACTGCTATCTCAAGTGAGCCAGATGAAAAGGAGAAACAACTGCAGGATAATCAGAAGAGGCTGGCAGCTCTacaagagagacagaaagagagagaattacaGAAGAAACTTATTCAAGGGGCTCTTCTGAACCTG GAAAGCCAGTCAGCAAGCAAACATAAGCACATTGTATTTGATTCAGATGGAGAAAGTGAAGCTGAAGTAGAAGAGAAGTCTCAGGAAGAAGCGACTATAGGAAATCTGCCTGGAAAA GAATTTACTAGTAAAATTTCTGGGAAGTTGTTTGAGAGCAGTGACGATGAGCAAGATGCTGCAGGTGAAGATGACAGATTCCAAATCAAACCCCAGTTTGAAGGCAAAGCTGGTGAGAAG CTCATGCATTTACAATCACGCTTTGGCACAGATGAAAGATTTCGTATGGATGCTCGGTTCCTTGAAAGTGGCAGTGAAGAGGAAG AAGAGGCAAAGAAAATGGAGACCGATGAGGAAGGAGAACTTGCTgctgagaaaaagaaaaacctggAGATATTGGGAAGTCTCTTGGAGATCAACCTAGAACATCCTAAATCAATCAAACTGGCAAGAAATACCAAAAAATTCAA AGATATTAATACCTTACGCTATGACCCCACAAGGCAAGACCATGTAGTTTTTGAAAGGAAAACAGATACTACAGAAAaagagag TAAAgctaaaagaaagaagaaaagggaggaggcagagaaattGCCTGAAGTATCTAAAGAAATATACTATGATGTTGCTGTGGATTTAAAAGAGGTATTTAGATCAACAAAATGTGCAGCTGAAAAAAGTGAAATAATACCCTGGGACAAACATGATGCTGTGGAAGAATCAACTCTGGCTGACCAGCATATATTAAGACTTAATGTTGGGGGCAATGTAGAAGAAAAATCTAGTGGCTTCACGTTTTCCTTTTTTGGTGATGATGTGAACAAGTCAGCTGTGAAAGAAG AGCCCTACGTAATTGAAACAATAAGACCTGCAAGAGTAGCATGGCAAGAGGATCCTCGTTTCCAGGACAGCAGCTCAGAGGAAGATGATGAGCCAGAAGCCTCTGAAAGTGAAAATTGCAAAGAAAT GTCTCAATCTTTACCACAGATGAAGACGAGtagatttttcttcttttccaaagATGATGAAAGATTAAGAG ATGGTCCTAAGCTATTCTGCAGATCATCAAACCTCAATGAAGAAAAAGATAATTGGGAAAATAGACGTAGATTGTTACTTGAG GAATGCCGGAAGAAACATAAGGATGCAAGAAGAAAAGTTAAAGCAAAACAATAA
- the NOL8 gene encoding nucleolar protein 8 isoform X2 has translation MEKKQVLKRLYVGGLGHTVSEAELQERFSKFGNVTDAEIVIRKDDQGMSILNKARWKGGTLQIELAKESFLHRLAQERQEARLKKEKPHTDGKGNLLESLNNAGVVNFHMKAVPGTEVPDHKDWVVSKFGRVLPILHLKGRHKSKIMKYDPSKYCHNLRKLEQDLTDTVPISKLTWQLEGGDDSMSKKRRGEFPETKKTPKKMRIQSSEDLNKTPGCHLQSKKANLTQTKLVQMSNSKSTGLSKLLQTPSVNSIDMKGKDLFLDKNLASGVKPNRNTNSISDTDIDSEEEIKAMMEKEKEIQKAKTNVESESDHLEVVGDNFELKYNTHWSLTNPNIMKKLSKGGNRQGKTIENDTDYDSADTDEIIAVTKTPDKNSVKTKILKDSEVVKMQRKDNVRNETFKNNKSFDSANGSFVLSPDKLREKNNKKAVHNKTAKPRASELQDNRVDSKSGSTSFDSEPEASESEADSNYEDMMQNCYRLDLTLPELEALATASIESSQGDIEAKQRDSQCKIEGNISNTKYSKKTYEIASTTKTSINPEDIVAAILEGEESADDEKPMENTSSLKFQPFRGIGSLYENENFEEMSKEGSCSCKRKYNQNSSSLVDLKKKSLEEVSKPNCSCYEKHSAPRQSGCSLLCSLEDRSVKKKQNTLSNQLKKVSDSQYAEGGSEKPIWKPPSLRENNYLNSHAEDQTENRGDHEDCTTTSMSGSEEESTDTDSVLSVAQKHIKCELESPESLPEKPKKDANSKGSASKFQKSENHKKSLHKSKEEFCIPTAISSEPDEKEKQLQDNQKRLAALQERQKERELQKKLIQGALLNLESQSASKHKHIVFDSDGESEAEVEEKSQEEATIGNLPGKEFTSKISGKLFESSDDEQDAAGEDDRFQIKPQFEGKAGEKLMHLQSRFGTDERFRMDARFLESGSEEEEEAKKMETDEEGELAAEKKKNLEILGSLLEINLEHPKSIKLARNTKKFKDINTLRYDPTRQDHVVFERKTDTTEKESKAKRKKKREEAEKLPEVSKEIYYDVAVDLKEVFRSTKCAAEKSEIIPWDKHDAVEESTLADQHILRLNVGGNVEEKSSGFTFSFFGDDVNKSAVKEEPYVIETIRPARVAWQEDPRFQDSSSEEDDEPEASESENCKEMSQSLPQMKTSRFFFFSKDDERLRDGPKLFCRSSNLNEEKDNWENRRRLLLEECRKKHKDARRKVKAKQ, from the exons ATGGAgaaaaaacaagttttaaaacGTTTATACGTTGGAGGACTTGGCCATACAGTTTCTGAGGCTGAACTGCAGGAAAGATTCAGCAAGTTTGGAAATGTTACAGATGCGGAAATTGTTATCAGGAAAGATGACCAGG GTATGTCCATTTTAAATAAAGCAAGGTGGAAAGGTGGAACGCTACAAATTGAATTGGCCAAAGAAAGCTTTTTGCACAG ATTGGCACAGGAGAGACAAGAAGCAAGGTTGAAGAAGGAAAAGCCACATACGGATGGCAAGGGAAATCTGTTGGAATCACTGAATAATGCTGGAGTTGTGAATTTTCATATGAAAGCAGTGCCAGGAACAGAAGTACCGGATCATAAG GATTGGGTCGTTAGTAAATTTGGCAGAGTTTTACCCATCCTTCACCTTAAGGGTCGACACAAAAGCAAA ATAATGAAATATGATCCGTCAAAATATTGCCACAACCTTAGAAAGCTGGAGCAAGACTTGACTGACACAGTTCCCATATCCAAGCTCACTTGGCAGTTGGAAGGTGGAGATGACAGCATGAGCAAGAAACGACGAGGAGAGTTCCCTGAAACGAAAAAAACACCTAAAAAAATGAGGATACAGAGTAGTGAAGATTTAAATAAAACACCAGGTTGCCACTTGCaatcaaaaaaagcaaacttaaCACAAACAAAATTAGTCCAAATGTCAAACTCCAAATCAACTGGTCTGTCTAAATTACTTCAGACTCCTAGTGTTAATAGTATTGACATGAAAGGGAAAGACTTATTTCTGGATAAGAACCTGGCATCTGGTGTTAAGCCTAACAGGAATACAAACAGCATTTCAGACACTGATATTGATTCTGAAGAAGAAATCAAGGCAATGatggagaaagaaaaggaaatacaGAAAGCTAAAACAAATGTTGAATCTGAAAGTGATCATTTGGAAGTTGTGGGGGATAATTTTGAGCTAAAATACAACACTCACTGGTCTTTAACCAATCCAAATATTATGAAGAAACTGAGTAAGGGAGGTAACAGACAAGGAAAGACTATTGAAAATGACACGGATTATGATTCAGCAGATACAGATGAAATTATTGCTGTGACTAAAACTCCAGATAAAAACAGTGTGAAAACTAAAATTCTAAAAGATTCTGAGGTTGTGAAAATGCAAAGGAAGGATAATGTTAGGAATGAAACtttcaaaaacaacaaaagcTTTGATTCTGCAAATGGTTCCTTTGTGTTGTCACCAGATAagttaagagaaaaaaataacaaaaaagcaGTGCATAACAAAACAGCAAAACCCCGGGCGTCTGAACTACAGGACAACAGAGTTGACAGCAAGTCTGGGTCTACTAGTTTTGATTCAGAGCCTGAAGCAAGTGAATCTGAAGCTGATTCTAATTATGAAGACATGATGCAAAACTGTTACCGCCTAGATCTTACGTTACCTGAGTTAGAAGCATTAGCCACTGCAAGTATTGAATCTTCACAAGGAGATATAGAAGCTAAGCAGAGGGATAGTCAGTGCAAAATTGAAGGTAATATTAGTAACACCAAGTATAGTAAAAAGACTTATGAAATTGCCTCTACAACTAAAACATCTATTAATCCTGAAGATATAGTTGCTGCCATTTTAGAGGGAGAGGAGAGTGCTGATGATGAGAAGCCAATGGAAAATACCTCCAGTTTGAAATTTCAGCCTTTCAGAGGAATAGGATcattatatgaaaatgagaatTTTGAGGAGATGAGCAAGGAAGGTTCTTGCAGCTGTAAAAGGAAATATAACCAGAATTCCTCAAGCCTTGTTGATTTGAAAAAGAAATCTTTAGAAGAGGTTTCAAAACCAAACTGTTCTTGTTATGAGAAACACTCAGCTCCCAGACAGTCTGGTTGTTCCCTATTATGTTCACTTGAAGACAGAAGTGTGAAAAAGAAGCAAAATACTCTCAGCAACCAACTCAAGAAGGTGTCAGATTCCCAATACGCAGAAGGTGGAAGTGAAAAGCCTATTTGGAAACCACCTTCATTACGAGAGAATAACTACTTGAATTCTCATGCAGAAGATCAAACAGAAAACAGAGGAGACCATGAGGACTGCACCACAACTAGTATGAGTGGAAGTGAGGAGGAAAGCACTGACACAGATAGTGTTTTATCTGTTGCACAGAAACACATTAAATGTGAATTGGAAAGCCCAGAATCTCTTCCTGAGAAACCAAAGAAGGATGCAAACAGTAAAGGTTCAGCCTCTAAATTTCAGAAAAGTGAGAACCATAAGAAAAGTCTTCACAAAAGTAAAGAAGAGTTTTGCATTCCTACTGCTATCTCAAGTGAGCCAGATGAAAAGGAGAAACAACTGCAGGATAATCAGAAGAGGCTGGCAGCTCTacaagagagacagaaagagagagaattacaGAAGAAACTTATTCAAGGGGCTCTTCTGAACCTG GAAAGCCAGTCAGCAAGCAAACATAAGCACATTGTATTTGATTCAGATGGAGAAAGTGAAGCTGAAGTAGAAGAGAAGTCTCAGGAAGAAGCGACTATAGGAAATCTGCCTGGAAAA GAATTTACTAGTAAAATTTCTGGGAAGTTGTTTGAGAGCAGTGACGATGAGCAAGATGCTGCAGGTGAAGATGACAGATTCCAAATCAAACCCCAGTTTGAAGGCAAAGCTGGTGAGAAG CTCATGCATTTACAATCACGCTTTGGCACAGATGAAAGATTTCGTATGGATGCTCGGTTCCTTGAAAGTGGCAGTGAAGAGGAAG AAGAGGCAAAGAAAATGGAGACCGATGAGGAAGGAGAACTTGCTgctgagaaaaagaaaaacctggAGATATTGGGAAGTCTCTTGGAGATCAACCTAGAACATCCTAAATCAATCAAACTGGCAAGAAATACCAAAAAATTCAA AGATATTAATACCTTACGCTATGACCCCACAAGGCAAGACCATGTAGTTTTTGAAAGGAAAACAGATACTACAGAAAaagagag TAAAgctaaaagaaagaagaaaagggaggaggcagagaaattGCCTGAAGTATCTAAAGAAATATACTATGATGTTGCTGTGGATTTAAAAGAGGTATTTAGATCAACAAAATGTGCAGCTGAAAAAAGTGAAATAATACCCTGGGACAAACATGATGCTGTGGAAGAATCAACTCTGGCTGACCAGCATATATTAAGACTTAATGTTGGGGGCAATGTAGAAGAAAAATCTAGTGGCTTCACGTTTTCCTTTTTTGGTGATGATGTGAACAAGTCAGCTGTGAAAGAAG AGCCCTACGTAATTGAAACAATAAGACCTGCAAGAGTAGCATGGCAAGAGGATCCTCGTTTCCAGGACAGCAGCTCAGAGGAAGATGATGAGCCAGAAGCCTCTGAAAGTGAAAATTGCAAAGAAAT GTCTCAATCTTTACCACAGATGAAGACGAGtagatttttcttcttttccaaagATGATGAAAGATTAAGAG ATGGTCCTAAGCTATTCTGCAGATCATCAAACCTCAATGAAGAAAAAGATAATTGGGAAAATAGACGTAGATTGTTACTTGAG GAATGCCGGAAGAAACATAAGGATGCAAGAAGAAAAGTTAAAGCAAAACAATAA